From Cyanobium sp. Tous-M-B4, the proteins below share one genomic window:
- a CDS encoding Gfo/Idh/MocA family protein, which translates to MNPVRVGVIGIGNMGWHHARVLSLIKDAELVGVADPDGSRGQLATEQFGCRWFPSYEEMLPEVDAVCIAVPTLLHHRVGLACLKAGVHVLIEKPIAASQEEAVELIHAAEQAGRLLQVGHIERFNPAFRELVKVVANEEVVVLEARRHSPNPDRANDVSVVLDLMIHDIDLVLELAGAPVIRLAAAGGRSAEGPIDYVNATLAFANGVVASLTASKMAHRKIRSLSAHCRGSLVETDFLNRTLHIHRRAHESVSADHGELVYRSDGVIEEVSTTSIEPLYAELEHFLQCVRGVETPAVDGLQASRALQLADLIEQCVEQPNLCMSLEAPI; encoded by the coding sequence TTGAACCCTGTGCGCGTGGGTGTCATCGGCATCGGCAACATGGGTTGGCACCACGCCCGGGTGCTGAGCCTGATCAAAGACGCCGAACTGGTGGGGGTGGCTGATCCAGATGGGAGCCGCGGTCAGCTAGCTACCGAGCAGTTCGGTTGCCGCTGGTTCCCCTCCTACGAGGAAATGTTGCCCGAGGTGGACGCTGTATGTATCGCCGTTCCCACCCTGCTTCACCACCGCGTCGGCTTGGCCTGCCTGAAGGCCGGGGTGCACGTGCTGATCGAGAAGCCGATTGCGGCCAGTCAGGAGGAGGCGGTTGAGTTGATCCATGCGGCCGAGCAGGCCGGTCGTCTGCTGCAGGTGGGCCATATCGAGCGCTTCAATCCCGCCTTCCGGGAATTGGTCAAGGTTGTGGCCAATGAGGAGGTGGTAGTGCTTGAAGCGCGCCGTCACAGTCCCAACCCAGACCGCGCCAATGACGTGTCGGTGGTGCTCGACCTGATGATCCACGACATTGACCTTGTGCTGGAGCTGGCTGGGGCGCCAGTGATTCGCCTGGCGGCGGCCGGAGGTCGCAGTGCTGAGGGACCAATCGACTACGTCAACGCCACCTTGGCCTTTGCTAATGGTGTGGTGGCCAGCCTGACGGCTAGCAAGATGGCCCATCGCAAGATTCGCAGCCTTAGTGCCCACTGCCGCGGCAGCTTGGTAGAGACGGATTTTCTTAATCGCACCTTACACATTCATCGCCGCGCTCACGAGTCGGTGAGCGCAGATCACGGCGAGCTGGTTTACAGATCCGATGGAGTAATTGAAGAGGTCAGTACCACCTCCATTGAGCCCCTTTACGCCGAACTAGAGCATTTCCTCCAGTGCGTGCGGGGTGTGGAGACCCCGGCGGTGGATGGCTTGCAGGCTTCCCGGGCTTTGCAGCTGGCTGACCTGATTGAGCAGTGCGTCGAGCAGCCCAATCTCTGCATGAGCCTGGAGGCGCCGATCTAG
- a CDS encoding hemolysin family protein, protein MQVLALAVLLALLAFFAAGEFALIRLRPSRVQQLQEAGEPGAQAVAKLQHRLRRVLVATQLGTALALVALGWAGRGLAEQLGLAIAARSGAGAIPQVWLDAGLFLVLVMLATVLGGLLPKAWVLHRPESSALRLAPLLAAVSRNLSPLLSLIERCSGVLLHLLGLPRNWDELVPALSAGELETLIETGNVTGLMPDERNILEGVFSLRDTLVREVMVPRSGMVTLPLDVSFAELMREVHDTAHARFPVIGSSLDDVRGVLDLRRLADPIARGLLSADTPLAPYITPVALVQESTSLAELLPLIRSGQPLLVVVDEHGGTEGLVTVADLTSEIVGEEEDSLEAAQDLQQLGEGCWSVAGDLEIFELNRQLALQLPEAEGHHTLAGFLLERLQHIPSAGEGLRWKGHQFRVLAMDGPRIERVQIERPVVEPERTEGG, encoded by the coding sequence ATTCAAGTCCTGGCGCTGGCCGTTTTGCTGGCTCTGCTGGCTTTTTTTGCCGCTGGGGAATTCGCCCTGATTCGCCTGCGGCCTAGCCGGGTGCAGCAACTGCAGGAGGCCGGTGAGCCCGGTGCCCAAGCCGTTGCCAAGCTGCAACACCGTCTCCGGCGAGTCCTGGTGGCTACCCAGCTGGGTACGGCGCTCGCTTTGGTGGCATTGGGCTGGGCCGGTCGCGGCTTGGCTGAACAGCTCGGCTTGGCTATTGCCGCCAGAAGTGGTGCTGGAGCCATTCCCCAGGTTTGGCTTGATGCCGGCCTATTTCTTGTCCTGGTAATGCTTGCCACCGTGCTGGGCGGCTTACTGCCCAAGGCCTGGGTGTTGCATCGTCCCGAAAGCTCGGCTTTGCGACTGGCGCCATTGCTGGCTGCGGTGAGTCGCAACCTGTCCCCCTTGCTTTCCCTCATTGAGCGTTGCAGCGGAGTGCTGCTGCACCTGCTGGGCTTACCCCGTAACTGGGATGAGCTGGTGCCTGCCCTGTCAGCTGGCGAGCTTGAAACCTTGATCGAAACCGGCAACGTCACCGGTCTTATGCCCGACGAACGCAACATTTTGGAGGGAGTCTTTTCGCTGCGGGACACCTTGGTGAGGGAGGTGATGGTGCCCAGATCCGGCATGGTCACCCTGCCCCTGGATGTGAGTTTTGCCGAGCTGATGCGCGAGGTCCATGACACCGCCCACGCCCGCTTCCCGGTGATCGGCAGCTCCCTCGACGACGTGCGTGGGGTGCTTGACTTGCGGCGTCTTGCTGATCCCATTGCCAGGGGCCTGCTCAGCGCCGACACTCCCCTGGCTCCCTACATCACCCCCGTGGCGCTGGTGCAGGAGAGCACTTCCCTGGCGGAGCTCCTGCCCCTGATTCGCAGTGGTCAGCCCCTGCTGGTGGTGGTGGATGAGCATGGTGGTACGGAGGGGCTGGTCACGGTGGCCGACCTCACTAGCGAGATTGTTGGCGAGGAAGAAGATTCCCTTGAGGCGGCCCAGGATCTGCAGCAACTCGGCGAAGGCTGCTGGTCGGTGGCAGGTGACCTGGAAATCTTCGAACTCAACAGGCAGCTAGCGCTGCAGTTGCCTGAGGCGGAAGGTCATCACACGCTTGCTGGCTTCCTGCTTGAGCGCTTGCAGCACATTCCCTCGGCCGGTGAAGGTTTGCGTTGGAAAGGCCACCAATTTCGGGTGCTGGCCATGGATGGCCCGCGCATTGAGCGAGTGCAGATCGAGCGTCCAGTCGTCGAACCGGAGCGCACCGAGGGCGGCTGA
- a CDS encoding Occludin/ELL family protein — MVSAPAAAGPVVCTTTLEAPNSTGQAVDGGAAGPVEVTRCGVVQTTPQLMEQRFYSYTAPFARGVSLTNQITDLFGIAMGGGDGTRVMGFGFPDQTIIWDGTAVENTYQVLLQQQSDPMPWRTGDVSNGYSGRLGSAGSQPDGRGWQDGGASYGAPVRGLW, encoded by the coding sequence TTGGTCTCGGCCCCTGCAGCGGCGGGCCCTGTGGTTTGCACCACGACCTTGGAGGCCCCAAACAGCACTGGGCAGGCAGTCGATGGGGGAGCTGCCGGACCCGTTGAAGTTACCCGCTGTGGCGTCGTGCAGACCACGCCCCAGCTGATGGAGCAACGCTTTTACAGCTACACGGCACCATTTGCTCGCGGCGTGAGCCTCACCAATCAAATCACCGATCTATTTGGCATCGCCATGGGTGGTGGTGATGGCACCAGGGTGATGGGCTTCGGCTTCCCCGATCAAACGATCATCTGGGATGGCACGGCAGTGGAAAATACCTATCAAGTGTTACTTCAGCAGCAGAGTGATCCCATGCCCTGGCGTACGGGGGATGTTTCAAATGGCTATTCCGGCAGGCTGGGATCCGCTGGCTCCCAGCCTGATGGCCGCGGCTGGCAGGATGGCGGTGCCAGCTATGGTGCTCCGGTGCGTGGCCTCTGGTAG
- the pyrE gene encoding orotate phosphoribosyltransferase, with protein MRLALLPLLASQAYRHGNFTLASGRSSHHYVNCKPVSLSGTGLALLGALMLDQVETEARAVAGLTLGADPLVSAVAMRAALEGRELNALIVRKEAKGHGTGAWLEGPLPEPGSTITVLEDVVTTGGSSLKAVQQLREAGYTVSRVVTIVDRQEGGVEAMTAAGLELRSLFLLDEVATTAAGLANS; from the coding sequence ATGCGCCTGGCCCTGCTTCCCCTGCTCGCCTCCCAGGCCTACCGCCACGGCAACTTCACCTTGGCTTCCGGGCGGAGTAGCCACCATTACGTCAATTGCAAGCCAGTCAGCCTCAGCGGAACTGGCTTGGCCCTGCTCGGCGCCCTGATGCTCGACCAGGTGGAAACGGAAGCGCGGGCGGTTGCCGGCCTCACCCTGGGGGCAGACCCCCTGGTGAGCGCAGTGGCGATGAGGGCTGCCTTGGAGGGCCGGGAGCTCAATGCTCTGATCGTGCGCAAAGAGGCCAAGGGCCACGGCACCGGTGCCTGGCTGGAGGGGCCGCTGCCGGAACCGGGCAGCACCATCACCGTGCTTGAAGACGTAGTCACCACTGGCGGCTCTTCCCTAAAGGCCGTGCAACAGCTGCGGGAGGCTGGCTACACGGTGAGCCGGGTAGTGACAATCGTTGATCGCCAGGAGGGGGGCGTCGAGGCGATGACGGCTGCCGGGCTCGAGCTGCGCAGCCTGTTTCTGCTGGACGAGGTGGCTACCACCGCCGCGGGCCTGGCCAACTCATGA